The following proteins come from a genomic window of Legionella cherrii:
- a CDS encoding ATP-dependent endonuclease, with product MQIAHIDIQNFRKLKTCRVELSEKETIFVGANNSGKTSAMDALILFLKCSKRRDISTSDFTLSNWVEINKIAESWIVNTDENKMLFSTSSWVPFLPAIDVWIKIEDDEIHYVSHLLPTLDWTGDLLGVRLIFEPKNIEVLYNGFTEAYVTARDTTEKHNVDKSEDQHLSISLWPKSMHDFLNRELHKYFIINAYLLDPEKQSDIQSLPLGIEPLDFEPFDGLIKIDIINAQRGFSDVNADEGSTNSNRRLSSQLKQYYSKHLDPTELPDENDLDALSAIDMARAAFDEKLKVSFNSALCELQGLNYPGFGNPQIVLSSKVDPLGGLNHNAAVQFSVITNDDLSGVMPLRLPEQYNGLGYQNLISMVFHLIRFRDEWMRVGKAGKKKNDSDKFMEPLHLVLIEEPEAHLHAQVQQVFIKNSYRVLRNHDSLGDNKHFHTQMVVSTHSSHIAHEIDFTCLRYFQRHPAEGDNPVPSATVVNLTKTFGSDTDTSKFATRYLKTTHCDLFFADAAILVEGPAERMLIPHFICSKFPLLAKSYISLLEIGGSHAHRLKPLIEALGLLTLVITDLDSLIGRQKALPEIGKNQLTGNETLKKWIPKNDELDKVLNTSDENKESGDGKIRVAYQYSLAVTLENNKKQDVIPYTFEDALVFSNFEFFRSKKDARGLMKRMVEAINKPTLKEACEKMFEDLKTGKKAEMALELLYSTDPSHLVPPQYIHEGLKWLEQKISLRNKDYIVQSETKIGE from the coding sequence ATGCAAATAGCTCATATTGACATTCAAAATTTTAGGAAGTTGAAAACTTGTCGTGTGGAACTTTCTGAAAAAGAAACTATTTTTGTTGGTGCCAATAACAGTGGTAAAACTTCAGCTATGGATGCCTTAATACTATTCCTGAAGTGTTCTAAAAGGAGAGATATTTCCACAAGTGATTTCACGCTATCAAACTGGGTAGAAATAAATAAAATTGCGGAGAGTTGGATTGTTAACACTGATGAGAATAAGATGCTTTTTTCAACCTCATCTTGGGTTCCATTTCTACCCGCTATAGATGTATGGATTAAGATCGAAGATGATGAAATCCACTATGTCAGTCACTTATTACCAACACTTGATTGGACTGGCGATTTACTTGGAGTTCGGCTTATTTTTGAACCTAAAAATATTGAGGTTCTTTATAATGGATTTACGGAAGCTTATGTAACCGCACGAGATACAACCGAAAAGCATAATGTAGATAAAAGTGAAGACCAACACTTATCAATTTCCTTATGGCCAAAATCTATGCACGACTTCCTGAACCGAGAATTGCATAAATATTTTATTATTAATGCATACCTACTCGATCCGGAAAAACAATCTGATATTCAAAGTCTTCCTTTAGGAATAGAACCTCTTGATTTTGAGCCGTTTGATGGCCTTATCAAAATTGATATTATCAATGCTCAACGTGGGTTTTCAGATGTAAATGCGGATGAAGGCTCCACAAATTCAAATAGGCGACTCTCCTCACAACTTAAACAATATTATAGTAAACATCTAGATCCAACTGAATTACCTGATGAAAATGATCTAGACGCACTCTCTGCTATTGATATGGCTAGAGCTGCTTTCGATGAAAAATTAAAAGTGAGTTTTAACTCCGCGTTATGTGAACTTCAAGGACTTAATTATCCAGGGTTTGGCAATCCACAGATTGTATTATCAAGTAAAGTAGATCCTCTTGGAGGACTTAATCATAATGCAGCAGTACAGTTCTCTGTTATTACAAATGATGATTTATCAGGGGTTATGCCATTAAGGTTGCCAGAGCAATACAACGGACTAGGTTACCAAAATCTTATATCAATGGTTTTTCATTTAATCCGGTTCAGAGATGAATGGATGCGTGTCGGAAAAGCCGGCAAAAAAAAGAACGATTCTGATAAATTTATGGAACCTTTACATCTTGTGCTCATTGAGGAACCAGAAGCACATTTACATGCACAGGTACAGCAGGTTTTCATTAAAAATAGTTACAGAGTATTAAGAAATCATGACAGTTTAGGTGATAATAAACATTTTCACACACAAATGGTTGTAAGCACCCACTCCAGTCACATAGCACATGAAATTGATTTCACATGCCTACGCTATTTCCAAAGACATCCAGCGGAAGGTGATAATCCTGTCCCAAGTGCAACTGTTGTAAATCTCACTAAAACTTTTGGTAGTGATACTGATACATCAAAATTTGCAACTCGATATCTTAAAACAACTCACTGCGATCTTTTTTTTGCTGATGCTGCAATTTTGGTAGAAGGACCTGCAGAAAGAATGCTTATTCCACATTTTATTTGCTCAAAGTTTCCTCTTTTAGCAAAAAGCTATATCTCTTTGCTAGAAATTGGAGGGAGTCACGCACATCGATTAAAACCTTTAATCGAAGCATTAGGATTATTAACACTTGTCATAACTGATCTTGATTCGCTTATTGGTCGCCAAAAAGCACTTCCAGAAATAGGCAAAAACCAACTAACAGGAAATGAAACTCTTAAAAAGTGGATTCCCAAAAATGATGAATTGGATAAAGTATTAAACACCAGTGATGAAAATAAAGAATCTGGTGATGGTAAAATCCGGGTGGCTTATCAGTATTCTCTAGCTGTAACATTGGAAAATAATAAGAAACAAGATGTAATCCCCTACACTTTTGAAGATGCTTTAGTGTTTAGCAATTTTGAGTTTTTCAGAAGTAAAAAAGATGCCCGAGGTTTAATGAAGAGAATGGTAGAAGCAATAAATAAACCTACTCTTAAAGAAGCATGTGAGAAAATGTTTGAGGATCTTAAAACTGGTAAGAAGGCTGAAATGGCACTCGAGCTCCTCTATTCCACTGATCCAAGTCATCTAGTACCACCACAATATATCCACGAAGGATTAAAGTGGCTAGAGCAAAAGATAAGTCTGAGGAATAAGGATTATATTGTACAGAGTGAAACAAAAATAGGTGAGTAA
- a CDS encoding helix-turn-helix domain-containing protein → MNVKEKIGQRIKHERTTKGLTRKALAELTENLNISRINNYERGERTPGPEEITQLAKALEVSPAFLMGLSDDRDGEISRNAGVGALIPLLDYKQACDPKFYIDKIKNELHPEKLTFVPISPEIANQVDENAFALQIKDSSMEPEFRTNDILILNSNAKLNPGDFVVAQIGNEEEVIIRKYKQLSVSKTEPVYELIALNEDWANTHIDYQISCKIIAIVIYLNRKIK, encoded by the coding sequence ATGAACGTCAAAGAAAAAATTGGACAACGGATAAAACATGAACGTACAACCAAAGGGCTGACTAGGAAGGCATTGGCAGAATTGACCGAAAATTTAAATATTTCGCGAATCAACAATTATGAGCGTGGAGAAAGGACTCCTGGTCCAGAAGAAATTACGCAGTTAGCAAAAGCGTTAGAAGTGTCCCCTGCTTTTCTGATGGGATTATCTGATGATCGAGATGGTGAAATTAGCAGAAATGCTGGAGTTGGTGCATTAATCCCTTTACTGGACTACAAACAAGCATGTGATCCAAAATTTTATATTGATAAAATAAAAAATGAACTCCATCCCGAAAAATTAACATTTGTTCCTATTAGTCCGGAAATTGCAAACCAAGTTGATGAAAATGCATTTGCACTACAAATTAAAGACAGCAGTATGGAGCCTGAATTTAGAACAAATGATATTCTAATCTTAAATTCTAATGCCAAATTAAATCCAGGGGATTTTGTTGTTGCTCAAATTGGAAATGAAGAAGAAGTTATTATCCGAAAATATAAGCAATTATCTGTTTCTAAAACAGAACCAGTCTATGAATTAATTGCATTAAATGAAGATTGGGCAAATACTCATATTGACTATCAAATTTCATGCAAAATCATTGCAATTGTAATTTATTTGAATCGAAAAATTAAATAA